A window of Yoonia sp. SS1-5 genomic DNA:
GCTGATGATCCTGGATGCCAGTTTCCAATCAAGCTGGGCGGTATGGGCATGGGCAGTGATCCTGTCCGCTAGCCTGATCAGCGTCGTGGGCTTTGGCCGGGCCGGCAGCACATTGTTCTGGAAAGCCAAAAGCGTCGTCCCCCCGAAGACACAGAACCAGCTGCGGCGCCTGCGCCAATGGCCTATGTCGCGGTCGGGGGGCTTGTTGCGCTGTTGATCGCACATACGGTGTTTGCCGGGCAGATGCACCGGTTCACCATCGCCACGGCAGCTCAACTTTTTGCGCCAACCGCCTATGTAGAGACTGTGCTGGAAACACCCGGCAAACTCAGCAAACCAAAGGAGGGCGAAGACGATGGGTACTAGAGCATTTCGCTGGCTGCTGCCGCACCCCTTTGTGACAGTTCTCCTCGCGATTGTCTGGATATTGCTGCAAAATCAGGTCTCGGCGGGCATGGTTGTCTTTGGACTGATCCTTGGGGTCATTATCCCATGGGGAACATCAATCTGGTGGCCCGACACGCCGCGCGGCTTCAAAATGGGCAAGATGGTCATCTATTGTCTGATCGTCATGTGGGACATCGTCGTTGCGAATATCCAGGTTGCCTGGATCGTTCTGACGCGGCCCAATGACAAGCTGCGCCCGGCTTGGGTGATCGTCCCGCTTGATCTGCGCCAGCCCGAGGCCATCAGCATATTGGCCGGAACAATCACCCTGACACCCGGAACCGTGTCGGCCGATCTGTCAAAC
This region includes:
- a CDS encoding Na+/H+ antiporter subunit E, whose translation is MGTRAFRWLLPHPFVTVLLAIVWILLQNQVSAGMVVFGLILGVIIPWGTSIWWPDTPRGFKMGKMVIYCLIVMWDIVVANIQVAWIVLTRPNDKLRPAWVIVPLDLRQPEAISILAGTITLTPGTVSADLSNEGHSLLVHALDTDDPDGVRDEIKQRYERRLKEIFA